The nucleotide sequence CCGCGGCAGTTCCTGGGCGACCAGCCGGTTGATGACCTGTGTTGGTGGGTTGATGTGGTGGTaccgcggcagttcctGATTGCCCACCCGGTTGATGACCTGTAGGAGTTGGTTGCCCACCTGGTTGATGCCCTGTAGGGGTTGGTTGATTGGGTTGTaccgcggcagttcctGGGCGACCAgccggttgatggccagtaGGGGTTTGTTGATGTGGTGGTAGCTGAGATCCGCTTGGTGCCTGAGATGCATGGGGACCTGCGGATTCGTCATATCGGATAATCAACTCCTTAGGTGGTGGTCCTTTACTTGCGTCATACTTGAGGTTGATTTGCGCAGGAGGCGGCCCCGCTTTAGGTGAAACAACAATGTTGGCAGTTTTACCAAGCGGCCCCGATTCTGGACTAATATACACATCAGCAGTTGTAGGAGGAGTTGATGTAGATGCCGCACCCCTTTCCACTAATGGCACGTGTGCTTCCCCCGGCCTTTGACCCGCTCCAGTTCCTAGGTGACCACCTGGTTGATGCCCTGTAGGGGTTGGTTGCGTGTGTGGTACTGGCCCAGTTCCTAGGTGACCACCTGGTTGATGACCTGTGTTGGTGGGTTGATGTGGTGGTaccgcggcagttcctGATTGCCCACCTGGTTGATGCCCTGTAGGGGTTGGTTGCGTGTGTGGTACTGGCCCAGTTCCTGGGTGACCACCCGGTTGATGCCCTGTAGGGGTTGGTTGCGTGTGTGGTACTGGCCCAGTTCCTGATTGCCCACCCGGTTGATGACCTGTAGGGGTTGGTTGCGTGTGTGGTACTGGCCCAGTTCCTGGTTGCCCACCTGGTTGATGCCCTGTAGGGGTTGGTTGCGTGTGTGGTACTGGCCCAGTTCCTGGTTGCCcacctggttgatggcctgTAAGGGTTGGTTGATTGGGTTGTaccgcggcagttcctGGGCGACCAgccggttgatggccagtaGGGGTTTGTTGATGTGGTGGTAGCTGAGATCCGCTTGGTGCCTGAGATGCATGGGGACCTGCGGATTCGTCATATCGGATAATCAACTCCTTAGGTGGTGGTCCTTTACTTGCGTCATACTTGAGGTTGATTTGCGCAGGAGGCGGCCCCGCTTTAGGTGAAACAACAATGTTGGCAGTTTTACCAAGCGGCCCCGATTCTGGACTAATATACACATCAGCAGTTGTAGGAGGAGTTGATGTAGATGCCGCACCCCTTTCCACTAATGGCACGTGTGCTTCCCCCGGCCTTTGACCCGCGGCAGTTCCTGGGCGACCAGCCGGTTGATGACCTGTGTTGGTGGGTTGATGTGGTGGTaccgcggcagttcctGATTGCCCACCCGGTTGATGACCTGTAGGAGTTGGTTGCGTGTGTGGTACTGGCCCAGTTCCTGGTTGCCcacctggttgatggcctgTAAGGGTTGGTTGATTGGGTTGTaccgcggcagttcctGGGCGACCAGCCGGTTGATGACCTGTGTTGGTGGGTTGATGTGGTGGTaccgcggcagttcctGATTGCCCACCCGGTTGATGACCTGTAGGAGTTGGTTGATTGGGTTGTaccgcggcagttcctGGGCGACCAgccggttgatggccagtaGGGGTTTGTTGATGTGGTGGTAGCTGAGATCCGCTTGGTGCCTGAGATGCATGGGGACCTGCGGATTCGTCATATCGGATAATCAACTCCTTAGGTGGTGGTCCTTTACTTGCGTCATACTTGAGGTTGATTTGCGCAGGAGGCGGCCCCGCTTTAGGTGAAACAACAATGTTGGCAGTTTTACCAAGCGGCCCCGATTCTGGACTAATATACACATCAGCAGTTGTAGGAGGAGTTGATGTAGATGCCGCACCCCTTTCCACTAATGGCACGTGTGCTTCCCCCGGCCTTTGACCCGCGGCAGTTCCTGGGCGACCAGCCGGTTGATGACCTGTGTTGGTGGGTTGATGTGGTTGTaccgcggcagttcctGGGCGACCAGCCGGTTGATGACCTGTAGGAGTTGGTTGCGTGTGTGGTACTGGCCCAGTTCCTAGGTGACCACCTGGTTTATGCCCTGTAGGGGTTGGTTGATGTGGTGTTTGGCTTTGATATATACGCTGTGCATTTATATCTTGTGGCTTGTGGTGTTGTATATTCATTTCTACCTTTCTAGGTCTGTTGTGTGTAGTTGGATGTTGCATATGCTCTGCAGGTGACTGATGAATTGGTGCTGTTGCCGTTCTATTTTGAATTTGAGGGTAATGTTCATCTCGTTGTCTTGGATGGTTAGGTTGTAAATTATCACGGGTTTGTATGAATACCGGCGCGCCATTTTTTTCTAATTCTCTATCTAGCATCTTTGTTGTTTGGGATGATTGATTTTCGTTTAGCCATGATCTCATGGTTGTTTGTGCATCTTCTGCCGTGAATCTTTCGTGATACAACTTGCTTAGATAATCATAAGTTCTTACAGGGGTTTTAATCGTTCTATTTTTCATAGTAATGGTCGATAATTGAAAATTGATGGGATCAATATGTATTACCTCTTGTTCTAAAGATTGACCATTCCCCAAATCTATTTTCTCCGACGTCTCGTTGCATGGATTATGCATCGTATTTTCAACTATATCGGCGCCTCTCATTACATTTGCTTCTAAAGTATTCATTATCTGACCATTCTGTGTGAAGTTGGCTCCATTATCTCTGATATTGTTACACAATTCTGTGTTACACGCACTGCTTACTGTGTCAATAGAATTGCACCGTCTTCCTTTATTGCCCATTCCTTCATAGTAACGCACATCCTGATCTAACGTTATCGCATGTGGCTGTATTTTACCAATATTACAAACGCTCCTGGTATCCTCACATTGGTTGCTTTGCCTAATGTACACCGTATCGCTTCCGTCTTTTTTCTCCAACTTGCTGACGCCATCTTCACCATATGCGGAGATTGCGAGCTCCACAAATATTGAGTCCTCGTAAAAGCGTTCTGTGGCGACACTATCGTTAATTGAAAGCAGTTGGCGCCTGGATGGATAACGTGTGCTATTTCGTGTGCTCCATCCAACAACATTTTGGTTGGTTTCACGCGGCAATGCATTTGACAAATGCCAATCATGATAGTTTCGTGACACAAACAGTCCCGATGGTGGATTGGAATGTATATAGCCCCTACAGTCTGTAAATCTTATAAACATGAATGATCGACTTTGTACCCAAGATAAGGAGGACGTTCGTGATCCAGTGGATCAGGATACCCTTGTATATACTCACTGTTAGATGCATTctgcaagttattatataTATTGCGATAACGGCGATGATCTATTCGTTTATTGTGTAATTAAACCCACGTTAGCTGTAAAGCATTGAAAATTTGGATTGACCTAAAAAGTTGTTTGTGATATTAAATGCAATACCTAATTGCTTTTTGATCATTTATATGTGCCATTTTACGATATCTTGTACCGTTGATTCAAAAAGACGTGGTCTGGAGACATTTAATAGTTTTAGATATGTGAACAGAAATGGCGTGTAAAAATAGAGTATAATAGATGTACCCACGAAAACTATGATGATGTTAGATGAACTATCCGCATTAGATTATGTTTCCTTTTTGGTTTATTGCAGTTATATAACTGGTTACGTATGGGATGACCGATTTGCGAAAATTAATGCAAGTCCATAGTATGACATGCACGTAGATTGCACTAAAAACAAACTTGCCACCAGTTGTAATGTTCAAGCGTTTATTAAGAAATCTTTCAGGTTGGTCGAAAGGATTGTCAATTCGTCCCCACCTGGCTCCCACCCTCTCCCAGATGTTCACACAATTCCCCAAGTGTAGTCATCTACATTTATCGGGCCTAGCCGCCTCCCGGGAGCTTCGCGCTCTGTGTCTCGCAATTACGGTACTATCAACCGTAAAGCATTGTCCACacttgttggctgcagcgatgTTCATGCCAACTGCCCTCCACATTGTTGGCCCATTACGCACCAGTTCGGCGCCCTAAACTTCCAGGCCTTTGCCCACATctacctcagctggacggtCTACCTGTACCAACGACTCCTCGACGCATTATATATGGTGAACACATACTTATAGAATCATGACGGTGCTGAGTCCAATCCCTCCAATCATGTCTAGATGCTATGCCCCTTCTCTACActcacgggttcacgccgccggagatGGGATCGCAGCAACAATTCACATGTCAACAGGTCATCACCAAGCTGAAGGAAGTGATCACCGGCAAGCCTATCGCAGATCTTATTTCCGCCATGGACGATTTCCTCTACGGCATCCGGTAGCCGTTCATCTACACCatcgtcgcactctggtctcTCGCATTTCTCATCTtcgccaacacgatgctATATCGCTTGAACGTACTCTACATCCGCCCTCACCTTATTGGATCCAAGGCCTTACTCAAGGAACGAAGCTACTCCTCCGTTGATCAGTATTCCGGAAGCAAAGTAAAAAAGTGATAATGAAAACAGTGATTTCTACTACAAAAATCTGACAACAGTCCTTTATTAGAGcagtttgcaggttccaAACAACAGGATCATCCATCAATCGGGAATAGCAAACATTCAATTTATTTGTTTAGTGACTAGCGGTTAAGGTCACCGTAATAGCATAATGATGCAGCACCATATTCAAAATAGTATTCAAGTCACAACATGTGACATATAAGTTATACATCGCTGGGTAATTCGTTCTGCCGAGAATCTCGACTTTACGCCAACTCTGCTACGCCACAGTACAGCTGATGGAGGCATTATATATCTGCGTGCCCTCGAATTAGATTACGGTTGCACCATAGTCCAATTATATTTAAAATACAAGAGACTAAAAATTATTACTGAGTACAAGAATTTGTGAAGCAATTCAGTTTTTCATTGATTCCAGTTCATCGATCGTTCAACACCTAAATTCCAGTATTTGATTAAAATATCACGTTCCGAATCAGACATCCGAGGCATCCACTTTTTGGGACGTTCTCGTATAAACTGCTGTATGTCTTGCACATTGTTCCACAGTTTTGCTTGGACCCCAGCTAAGATTGCCGCCCCTGCGCAGGTGGCCTCAGCAACAGCAGATTTTTCTGCATTAAATAACTCTACCCACAAGTGAATACCAACCTATCGAAGTATCCACTATGTCCGATATTAGTTGAAGTATTTCTTCATTTGTAGAGATCCCTCCATCCACACAAATGTAGGGaactttatccactcccaTGTCGGTAAGCAGAGATTGCAGTATTTCACCAAGTTGAAGGCCTATACTTTCGCAGAACGCTCGTATTATATGTGCCCTCTCAGTGTGTTGCGTCATGCCCATTATACATGCCCTAGCATCCCCTCTCCATCGTGGAGCAAGGAGACCAGAAAAGGCAGGTACAAAAACCACACCTCCAGACGTCTTGCATTCTTTTAATACCCCCTGAATTGCCATGTACATTCATATACGATTCATATGGACTATGTTGGAGTCACAACTTACTGATATATCTGATTCTGCTTCTATAATTCCCATCGCCTTCAGCCAAGAAATTCCTGCGCCGACAATGGCGATGGAACCCTGCGCGGAATGTAACACCGCTGTAGCTACCTACTTCAAGTGCGAATACAGTTTGAGCTTCCTTCCCCAGTTTGTAACAAGGTGTGCAAAGCAGGCCGCCCGACGATTTAACCCTTTTTGTACCTGGAGCATATGCAGTTTACAGATTTTGTATGACACACCGGTATTAGTGAGAACAAATCCACCAGTTCCTAATGTGCACTTGGTTGCGCATGGCTCTAAAATGCCTTGTCCGACACACGCTGCCTGCTGATCTCCTATGGAGCTGGTCAACCTCACATTCACAAAACCAGGCACATTAGGGTTAGTTATAACACCAAACTCAGCGCAATTAGGTAATATCTTCGGCAACACATCTACATTTAGACGAAAAATTCTACAGAAAGCTGAAAATATTTGCGTCCGTCGTACCTCAACATCTGGGAGCTCCATTTCTCCTTAACAATATCCATAAGCATTGTTCTTGAAGCATTCGTTACATCGGTAACATATTCCCCAGTGAGATTCTGTTGAATGGTTGTTATATTACGCTTAAAAAGATATACTAACGTAAATGATCCATGTGTCAATGGTACCGAAGCGCACGCTTTTGTTCTCCACCGCATTGTTGAACCAGGGGAGGTGCTTGGACATCCACATGAGCTTCACAGCTGCAAAAGCGGCATTAATATTAAGGTCGGATGACGAACCTACCCGAGAAATATGAGTTGATTATGAGACCAGTTTTTTCCATGAAAGCTGTAGCGGAACCGTGTTCGCGAATCAAATCGTGTGCTATATCCTCAGCCCGAATATCAAGCCATACTGCGGACATCGTGTCGTGATGTTGGAGACCAAATTACCAATGGCATTATGCAGTGGTTTTCCCGTCTGCGCCTCCCAGGCGACAACCGTTTCCCTCTGGTTGGTGATGCCGACCCCCATGATTTCGACGTTACCGTGCTACGTTGTCATGAAGGCTGTGAAAAAAAACTTACATCGGCAACAACCTTGCTAAGGGCCTCATTCATGGTGCTGTATACGCTCTCCATAATTTCCAACGGATCATGTTCGCACCACCTACTTATTTTCATTACAAATTGTGCCTTAAATTACCCGGATTTCGGGTAGTATTGCTTGTGTTTCTTTGTCGAGATAGCAAGAACGTTTAAGGCTTCGTCAAAGAACATGCATCTCGTAGATTGCGTTCCCTGGTCAATGGCCGCCACCACTTTGACAGCGGTCTCCATTTTTATTCACCCACGCGAGCTAAATCTCATGTAGAAAGCTACTGTGAACTTAAAGTGGAGGCTTGAGTCACTTGTTTGCCTCGAAGCAATCCTACACGTTTTGGGTGTCGTTTGATGATGAATCGCACCCGTAAAGTCTTTCCCGTATGTATGTATGTATGTATGTATGTATGTATGACTTTACTATTAGCAGTTCGTTACGACATCGCTTTGGTTTTTATAAATTTCACGCTTATTATTTAACGTCTGTTATGTCTCATTAAGTCTCGTTGACGCACACCGATCTGTGAACGCCACAAATCACAACTGTATTCACTTAGGCACATTAACGAAAGAAATAACTTATACGTGATTGGTGTATGTCTTATTGCACAACACATTGGCGGCGAGCAACCATAGCTGTTGTTACACACCGACAGACTACCATCTGACCCGCAAACTTGCTAGGAACACGCATACCGAAGACGTTAAAATATTAGCGCCGGTGGTGCTACTGCGATTTTCTAGAAGCTTCTAGCGGGGCACATTCGTGTATGACTTGCTGTGATTGTCGACTTACACAGAAGAGAGATTCCACGTGTTTCTAAAAATGACTCTACCATTGCGTACTTTATAACGATAACTAGAAAATACTACAAGACTGGAGCTCTTTTGTTTGGTACAGTGTGTAATTACAGCGTCTTTTCTGAAGTTACTGCTTGCTGTGAGCTTCTCTAGAATTCCGGACTCCGTCCGCCGTGCATGATCTGATGAATCTAACAAATCTGCAGTGACTTCATCTACTGCAACTTACGATTGTGAGTAGAATGGAGCAAATGATGAAGCCGACGACGGTACACCTGAAGGTCACGTTGTGCGCACATTTTGCGTGCCGTACCAAAAGAACGTTACAAATACAAAAACAGTCCACCAAACGTAGGGATTCGTAGACTGGCACGTTGTAGACATTGAAATCTACGTCTGCTGATCAGGCCTCTGTATGTTCACGTACGTTAATTGTACCAACGGCCATCCATAAAAAGCTCGCCGTTAGCAGTACGATCTCTGTGATAAGCTGAAACACGATTGATGACGTCATGGCGCTTAACACTCACACTTGATTTGTATCCAAAATGCTTTCTGACATGGTGAACGCCTAGGGACGAAGGAAGGCTCTGCGGCAAACAATTGTTTCCGGCATCAAAATAGCATACCAACAGCAGTCCTACACCCAGCCACATATCTACTGACCATTAGCAGCATTGATTAACTTCACATACTCAATGGGACGTCGCAATATTTGTCTGCATTGAAGTACAGGAGTAGAATTATGATGGCGTCAATGACCAAAAACACTCTAAGAGTGGACACCTTCTTCATTGTTCCATGAGTTGTGCTTCTTCGTGGATTGCCAATTTTCGTGTGAAGCACGAGGCATTTTCCAGGCCTTGTCAATTGTGAAGGGTGCTTCAAGTACACAATCACTGATTCTTCGTGAAGCAATAACCATTTACGAAATCATTTTTGTATAAT is from Babesia bigemina genome assembly Bbig001, chromosome : IV and encodes:
- a CDS encoding glycerol kinase, putative is translated as METAVKVVAAIDQGTQSTRCMFFDEALNVLAISTKKHKQYYPKSGWCEHDPLEIMESVYSTMNEALSKVVADHGNVEIMGVGITNQRETVVAWEAQTGKPLHNAIVWLDIRAEDIAHDLIREHGSATAFMEKTGLIINSYFSAVKLMWMSKHLPWFNNAVENKSVRFGTIDTWIIYRNITTIQQNLTGEYVTDVTNASRTMLMDIVKEKWSSQMLRIFRLNVDVLPKILPNCAEFGVITNPNVPGFVNVRLTSSIGDQQAACVGQGILEPCATKCTLGTGGFVLTNTGTKRVKSSGGLLCTPCYKLGKEAQTVFALEGSIAIVGAGISWLKAMGIIEAESDISGVLKECKTSGGVVFVPAFSGLLAPRWRGDARACIMGMTQHTERAHIIRAFCESIGLQLGEILQSLLTDMGVDKVPYICVDGGISTNEEILQLISDIVDTSIELFNAEKSAVAEATCAGAAILAGVQAKLWNNVQDIQQFIRERPKKWMPRMSDSERDILIKYWNLGVERSMNWNQ